Proteins encoded in a region of the Bacillus sp. T3 genome:
- the glcT gene encoding glucose PTS transporter transcription antiterminator GlcT, protein MRVEVGKILNNNVLIASHSSFGEVVIIGKGVGFNRKQGDLIDTNSVEKLFVLKNEKEQEDYIKLLPFIDSEMHEVIISAIDLIKTKANAPLNEHIHVALTDHLMFTFNRISSGMEIRNPFLVETKTLYPFEYRIAQEVVDHISSKTGIRLPEGEMGFIALHIHSSVMNRELSEVNYDSQVVTKLVNMIEEQLKIKINKDSIDYTRLVRHLRYTIERVKNGERVEEPEKISSLLKEEYPVCYNLSWKLIKVLQQALSKPVFDAEAVYLTMHLQRLQKKIK, encoded by the coding sequence ATGAGGGTAGAGGTAGGAAAGATTCTTAATAACAATGTTCTAATTGCGTCACACTCCTCCTTTGGTGAAGTAGTAATTATCGGCAAGGGGGTTGGCTTTAACCGAAAGCAAGGCGATTTGATTGATACGAATTCTGTTGAAAAACTCTTTGTTTTAAAAAATGAGAAGGAACAGGAAGACTATATAAAGCTCCTTCCGTTTATTGATAGTGAAATGCATGAAGTTATTATCTCGGCAATTGATTTAATTAAAACAAAAGCCAATGCCCCCCTTAATGAGCATATTCATGTCGCATTAACTGATCACCTTATGTTTACTTTCAATCGAATTTCAAGTGGTATGGAAATAAGAAATCCCTTCTTAGTTGAGACAAAGACTCTCTATCCATTTGAATATAGAATTGCACAGGAAGTAGTAGACCATATTTCCTCAAAAACAGGTATTCGCTTACCCGAGGGTGAAATGGGTTTTATAGCACTCCATATTCACAGCTCTGTAATGAATCGGGAACTCTCAGAGGTAAATTATGACTCACAGGTCGTGACTAAATTAGTCAATATGATTGAGGAACAATTAAAAATAAAAATAAATAAAGATAGCATTGATTACACCAGACTGGTCCGCCATCTTCGTTACACAATTGAACGTGTAAAAAATGGAGAACGGGTTGAAGAACCAGAAAAAATATCTTCCCTCTTGAAAGAGGAGTATCCAGTGTGTTACAATCTCTCTTGGAAGCTCATTAAAGTTTTACAACAAGCATTATCAAAACCAGTATTCGATGCAGAAGCAGTCTATTTAACAATGCATTTGCAGCGACTACAAAAGAAAATTAAATAA
- a CDS encoding NCS2 family permease — MKKFFQFEELGTNYRREFLGGLTTFLAMAYILVVNPITLTLSTIPDLPDALRMDHGAVFVATALAAAVGSIMMGLLGRFPIALAPGMGLNAFFAYTVVLGSGIPWQHALGAVLISSVFFLLLTLTGLREKLINAIPVELKHAVGAGIGLFITFIGLKNAGIIVNNDATLVGLGDLTNGNTLLAIFGIVITVIFMTRRINGGVFYGMIITAIVGMIFNLIEIPTKVVDTIPSIKPTFGAVFTSFGDSSFYTSEMLVIILTFLFVDFFDNAGTLVAVANQAGLMKDNKLPNAGKALLADSIASLVGSIFGTSTTTSYIESSAGVAAGARSGFAALVTAGFFLLSLFFFPLLSVITAPVTSAALVIVGVLMVSSLAEIKWSRFEIAVPSFLTMIAMPLTYSIATGIAVGFIFYPITMIMSGKRKDIHPIMYMFFVIFVLYFIFLKE, encoded by the coding sequence TTGAAAAAGTTTTTTCAGTTTGAAGAGCTTGGTACGAATTATCGCCGTGAGTTTTTAGGTGGACTTACAACATTTTTAGCAATGGCTTATATTTTGGTCGTTAACCCGATTACTTTAACACTTTCAACTATTCCTGATTTACCTGATGCATTAAGAATGGACCATGGAGCGGTCTTTGTAGCAACAGCACTTGCTGCTGCGGTTGGTTCGATAATGATGGGGCTTTTAGGAAGATTCCCAATTGCACTAGCACCAGGTATGGGTTTAAATGCGTTTTTTGCATACACAGTCGTTTTAGGTAGCGGTATCCCTTGGCAGCATGCACTGGGTGCAGTTCTAATTTCAAGTGTATTCTTCTTGCTTTTAACCTTAACAGGTCTTCGTGAAAAATTAATTAATGCTATACCAGTTGAATTAAAGCATGCGGTTGGAGCTGGTATCGGTTTATTTATAACATTTATCGGACTAAAAAATGCTGGAATTATTGTTAATAACGATGCAACTTTAGTTGGTTTAGGTGATTTAACAAACGGTAATACATTGCTAGCAATCTTTGGTATCGTGATTACAGTTATTTTTATGACGCGTCGAATTAATGGCGGTGTCTTTTACGGGATGATCATTACGGCAATTGTGGGGATGATTTTCAATTTAATTGAAATCCCAACTAAAGTGGTGGATACAATTCCAAGTATTAAACCTACTTTTGGTGCTGTTTTTACATCGTTTGGAGATAGCTCTTTCTATACCTCTGAAATGCTGGTGATTATTCTTACTTTCCTATTTGTTGATTTCTTTGATAATGCTGGTACATTAGTGGCTGTTGCAAATCAAGCAGGCTTGATGAAAGACAACAAGCTTCCGAATGCTGGTAAAGCTTTGTTAGCAGACTCGATTGCATCACTTGTAGGTTCAATATTTGGTACATCGACAACTACTTCATATATTGAATCATCTGCAGGGGTTGCTGCTGGTGCAAGATCAGGATTTGCGGCATTGGTTACAGCTGGATTTTTCTTGCTTTCACTGTTCTTCTTCCCGTTACTATCAGTTATTACTGCTCCAGTTACATCAGCCGCTTTAGTGATCGTTGGGGTATTGATGGTATCATCACTTGCAGAAATTAAATGGTCTCGTTTTGAAATAGCAGTCCCTTCATTCTTAACAATGATTGCAATGCCACTTACTTATAGTATTGCAACAGGTATTGCGGTAGGATTTATTTTCTATCCAATCACTATGATCATGAGCGGTAAAAGAAAAGACATTCACCCAATCATGTACATGTTCTTCGTCATCTTTGTTTTATACTTTATTTTCTTAAAAGAATAG
- a CDS encoding YciI family protein, which yields MNKYLFITTRTENFDPEQIPAHYEYLSRLKKENKLEMYGPFSDATGGAYIIRAGSYSEAKRIGELDPLIKAGCSTIVVKEWMTK from the coding sequence TTGAATAAGTACCTATTTATCACGACTAGAACAGAAAATTTTGATCCAGAGCAGATTCCTGCCCATTATGAGTATCTTAGCCGCTTAAAAAAAGAAAACAAATTAGAAATGTATGGACCATTTAGCGATGCTACTGGTGGGGCCTATATTATCCGGGCAGGATCTTATTCCGAAGCAAAGCGGATTGGCGAATTGGATCCTTTAATCAAAGCAGGTTGTTCCACGATTGTCGTTAAAGAATGGATGACGAAATAA
- a CDS encoding C39 family peptidase gives MKLRVLSVIFVVGILISVSYVKAQKTDSTIDANENSNEITEVTEGEQKLSDTVDSNSTGSQENEIQNSNQTETEIQVQNGKIVINGVSHIQQLPELARGCEVTSLAMLLQYAGVSVDKMTLANEIKTIPFRDQNGLRGNPNEGFVGDIYTFENSGYGVYHGPIADLAETYLPGRIVDLSGGSIESVYNMLEEGSPVWVITNSRFAQLPESEFATWNTQSGEVQITYREHSVLVVGYDDQNVYLNDPLADQSYTSVPRDSFEASWVQMGSQAVSYQK, from the coding sequence TTGAAACTAAGAGTTCTTTCCGTAATCTTTGTCGTTGGAATTCTCATAAGCGTTAGTTATGTAAAAGCCCAAAAAACCGACTCTACTATAGATGCAAATGAAAATAGTAATGAAATAACAGAAGTAACTGAAGGAGAACAAAAGCTTTCTGATACGGTTGATTCTAATTCAACTGGATCTCAAGAAAATGAAATACAGAATTCAAATCAAACCGAGACAGAAATCCAAGTTCAGAATGGAAAAATCGTGATAAATGGAGTGTCGCATATCCAGCAGTTGCCTGAATTAGCACGAGGATGTGAAGTGACAAGTCTGGCTATGCTGCTCCAGTATGCGGGTGTCTCAGTTGATAAAATGACGCTTGCAAATGAAATTAAGACTATTCCTTTCCGTGATCAAAATGGTTTAAGAGGAAATCCAAATGAAGGCTTCGTCGGAGATATTTACACCTTTGAAAATTCGGGATATGGAGTTTACCATGGTCCAATTGCAGATTTAGCAGAGACCTATTTACCTGGTAGAATAGTAGATTTATCTGGAGGAAGCATTGAATCTGTATACAATATGTTAGAGGAAGGCTCACCAGTATGGGTTATAACGAATTCAAGATTTGCTCAACTCCCTGAGAGTGAGTTTGCAACATGGAATACACAATCTGGAGAGGTTCAAATTACGTATCGAGAGCACAGTGTTTTAGTGGTAGGCTATGACGATCAGAATGTTTATCTGAACGATCCACTAGCGGATCAATCCTATACTTCCGTTCCTAGAGATAGTTTTGAAGCATCTTGGGTTCAAATGGGAAGCCAAGCTGTAAGCTATCAAAAATAA
- a CDS encoding sensor histidine kinase, whose amino-acid sequence MNTSFLSFIQSYITPRGKDMFSTTQGRLTRIYSGLLILFLILFIVIVYGVLYLTILKSSERELQSLVGQEASFIENYLLENEKKDLKGVENQEIVFAGVNQAFYYVMNSDGEIIMGNEDDSRLRPALLNLLNRRIVNGNELINETLHIEGNTKGRGRPGEFRHPESAQDIRLLIASQSIYSNGKFIGQLYIGKDISFAYQLFNWVLLILVVLGIVFFGLAIFISQKMSKKAMVPITRAFTRQREFVADASHELRTPLTVMLSSIDAMEMTIEPKKEDFTGRLLSNMRQEVKRMTNLVSDLLTLARSDSNTIELRKETFDFRPLAEKALESVSPLAKEKQISTSLYAPNFLKTVGDPERLSQLLYIFLDNAIKYTPNGGEVKLFLTKEGHDLCIAVQDTGIGIKKEDFHRIFERFYRLDKAQTRQIGGHGLGLSIAKWIVETHNGTIKVTSELEKGSTFYVRVPNAAQ is encoded by the coding sequence TTGAACACTAGCTTTTTATCATTCATCCAAAGCTATATTACACCCCGAGGGAAAGATATGTTTAGCACCACTCAAGGACGTTTAACGCGAATTTACAGCGGTCTGCTAATTCTTTTCCTCATCCTTTTTATTGTGATTGTTTATGGAGTACTCTATCTTACCATTTTGAAAAGCTCGGAACGGGAGCTTCAATCCCTCGTAGGACAAGAAGCGAGTTTTATTGAAAATTATTTATTGGAAAATGAAAAAAAAGATCTAAAAGGTGTAGAAAATCAAGAAATTGTGTTTGCAGGTGTGAATCAGGCTTTTTATTACGTGATGAATTCAGACGGAGAAATCATCATGGGTAATGAGGATGACAGCCGTTTACGGCCAGCATTATTAAACCTGCTTAACAGAAGGATCGTAAACGGAAATGAATTGATTAATGAGACACTTCACATTGAGGGGAATACGAAGGGAAGAGGAAGACCTGGGGAATTCCGTCATCCTGAGTCAGCGCAGGATATACGTCTCTTGATTGCCAGTCAGTCGATTTATTCTAATGGGAAATTTATTGGTCAACTTTATATCGGCAAGGATATTTCCTTTGCTTATCAACTTTTTAACTGGGTTCTACTGATCCTTGTTGTGTTAGGAATTGTGTTTTTCGGGCTCGCCATTTTTATTAGTCAGAAAATGTCCAAAAAAGCAATGGTGCCAATTACCCGTGCATTCACAAGACAACGGGAATTTGTCGCAGATGCTTCTCATGAATTACGGACACCGCTAACCGTGATGTTATCTTCCATTGATGCAATGGAAATGACAATAGAACCAAAGAAGGAAGATTTTACAGGAAGACTCCTTTCAAATATGAGGCAGGAAGTAAAGCGGATGACGAATTTAGTCAGTGATTTATTAACACTGGCCCGTTCTGATTCAAATACAATTGAGCTTAGAAAGGAAACCTTTGATTTTAGACCACTTGCTGAAAAAGCATTGGAGTCTGTCAGCCCACTTGCGAAAGAAAAGCAAATATCGACCAGCTTATATGCACCGAACTTCCTAAAAACCGTTGGTGACCCAGAAAGATTATCGCAGTTATTATACATTTTTTTAGATAATGCCATTAAATACACGCCAAACGGCGGCGAAGTGAAGCTTTTCCTTACAAAAGAGGGGCATGATCTTTGCATAGCAGTTCAGGATACGGGGATAGGCATCAAAAAAGAGGATTTCCATCGAATTTTTGAGCGATTTTACCGATTGGATAAAGCCCAGACCCGGCAAATCGGGGGTCATGGGTTAGGACTTTCGATTGCGAAATGGATTGTAGAAACTCATAATGGAACGATTAAAGTAACGAGTGAGCTAGAAAAGGGTAGCACTTTTTACGTTAGGGTGCCAAACGCAGCACAATAG
- a CDS encoding response regulator transcription factor, whose translation MNILLAEDDLNLGELIVYMLKKKAGFKVEWVQDGEDAFYYSVNSHYDVLILDWMMPNGAGVEVCRRLRKQGYSGAILMLTAKDSVQDRIEGLDSGADDYLVKPFEIDELLARLRALSRRNYAPILEEEIHIQDLILNRMSHIVRLGSEEIQLSPREFQLLDLLVQNKGQVMPREVILDRIWGYDSDVAPKAIDATVKLIRKKLKGVGKQDLLHSIRGVGYKFEH comes from the coding sequence ATGAATATCTTATTAGCCGAAGATGATCTCAATCTTGGGGAACTAATTGTCTATATGCTGAAAAAGAAGGCTGGATTCAAGGTGGAGTGGGTACAGGACGGGGAAGATGCTTTTTACTACAGTGTTAACTCTCATTATGATGTACTCATTCTTGACTGGATGATGCCGAATGGAGCCGGCGTAGAGGTCTGCCGTCGCTTGCGTAAACAAGGGTATTCAGGTGCAATTCTTATGCTAACGGCCAAAGATAGCGTGCAGGACCGGATTGAAGGGCTGGATTCAGGAGCAGATGATTATTTAGTCAAACCATTTGAAATCGATGAGCTACTGGCCCGATTAAGAGCCTTATCCCGCCGCAACTATGCCCCCATTTTGGAGGAGGAAATTCACATACAAGATTTAATATTGAACCGGATGAGCCATATTGTTCGTCTGGGAAGTGAAGAAATTCAGCTTAGTCCAAGGGAATTTCAGTTGTTGGATTTATTGGTGCAAAATAAAGGACAAGTTATGCCGCGAGAGGTCATACTGGACCGAATTTGGGGCTATGATTCAGATGTTGCTCCTAAAGCCATAGATGCTACTGTAAAGTTAATCAGGAAAAAGCTGAAAGGCGTTGGAAAGCAAGATTTACTTCACAGCATTAGAGGGGTGGGATATAAGTTTGAACACTAG
- a CDS encoding M50 family metallopeptidase: MNMTSIMDNVNIASVMDNLNILNRALPILVYLFIALIVTKIPYVRVYFSNLNTLLREVIRVILEGVVANRINLQHTGSRNMTIAENSRFKNTLITYVGYTGESVAAIVLFYLVSNQSYQMIVYLFIGLIAGAAILWVRHFWSIMWALSFVVLLALPIYFGYSIAIMHISIFLAAILLLQSIVNGIRVCRQSFLERKNRSESGLFARVKFIPAMMLGIVLLGQSLYTGYYIVINFLRIH, from the coding sequence ATGAATATGACAAGCATAATGGACAACGTGAATATAGCAAGTGTTATGGACAATTTGAACATTCTAAACCGTGCATTGCCTATACTAGTTTATCTATTCATTGCATTGATTGTAACGAAAATCCCTTATGTAAGAGTTTATTTCTCTAATCTTAATACTCTACTACGCGAAGTAATCCGGGTTATTTTGGAAGGGGTCGTGGCAAACCGAATCAATCTGCAGCATACAGGCTCAAGAAACATGACGATCGCAGAAAATTCCCGATTTAAAAATACCCTTATTACCTATGTAGGATATACGGGAGAGTCGGTTGCGGCAATTGTGCTATTTTATTTAGTATCGAATCAAAGCTATCAAATGATTGTGTATTTGTTTATCGGTCTAATCGCCGGAGCTGCAATCCTATGGGTCCGCCATTTTTGGAGTATCATGTGGGCGTTGTCCTTTGTTGTGTTGCTTGCTTTACCGATTTATTTCGGCTATTCAATCGCAATTATGCATATCAGTATTTTTCTGGCCGCTATCCTACTTCTGCAATCCATCGTGAACGGAATTCGAGTGTGCAGACAAAGTTTTTTGGAACGAAAAAATCGGTCTGAATCCGGTCTTTTTGCTAGAGTTAAATTCATCCCGGCAATGATGCTTGGGATTGTTCTTCTAGGTCAGTCTTTATATACTGGATATTATATTGTCATAAATTTTTTAAGGATACATTAA